Proteins co-encoded in one Salvelinus sp. IW2-2015 linkage group LG17, ASM291031v2, whole genome shotgun sequence genomic window:
- the LOC111976598 gene encoding cytosolic sulfotransferase 3-like isoform X1 — translation MENMELPPRPKLFDFHGVSMXHYFTDNWENIQNFQARPDDILIATYPKAGTTWVSYILDLLYFGQTXPERQTSLPIYERVPFLESDFHILPPDPHPSVHTGTELADKLSTSPRLIKTHLPVQLLPKSFWEQNCRVVYVARNAKDNAVSYFHFDRMNQADPEPGDWNNFLQRFMDGKMVFGPWYDHVTGWWERKETHSKLHYIFYEDMVEDMGRELDRLCSFLGLSPSAEEKERVRGGVQFDTMKKNSMANYSTVPIMDFKISPFMRKGKVGDWMNHFTVAQSEQFDEDYKKKMKNTTVQFRTVV, via the exons ATGGAAAAT ATGGAGCTGCCACCTCGACCAAAACTCTTTGACTTCCACGGAGTCTCCATGAYCCACTATTTCACTGACAACTGGGAGAACATACAAAACTTCCAGGCCAGGCCAGATGATATCCTCATCGCCACTTACCCCAAAGcag gtACCACATGGGTCTCCTACATTCTAGACCTGCTGTATTTTGGTCAGACAGYCCCTGAGCGTCAGACTTCACTGCCTATCTATGAGAGAGTGCCATTCCTGGAGAGTGACTTCCATATTCTCCCTCCAG ATCCCCACCCCTCTGTACACACAGGAACAGAGCTGGCAGACAAGTTATCCACCTCTCCTCGCCTCATCAAGACTCACCTCCCAGTTCAGTTGCTGCCCAAGTCCTTCTGGGAGCAGAACTGTAGG gtagtGTATGTGGCCCGTAATGCCAAGGACAATGCAGTGTCTTATTTCCACTTTGACCGCATGAACCAGGCCGACCCAGAGCCAGGAGACTGGAACAACTTCTTACAGAGATTCATGGATGGAaaga TGGTGTTTGGTCCCTGGTATGACCATGTGACTGGCTGGTGGGAGAGGAAAGAGACTCACTCAAAACTCCACTACATTTTCTATGAGGATATGGTTGAG GATATGGGGAGAGAGCTGGACAGGCTGTGCTCCTTCCTAGGGTTGTCTCCTTcagcagaggagaaggagagggtgagaggaggagtgcaGTTTGATACTATGAAGAAGAACAGCATGGCCAACTATTCCACCGTCCCAATCATGGATTTCAAGATCTCTCCATTCATGCGAAAAG GAAAGGTTGGTGACTGGATGAACCATTTCACTGTGGCCCAGAGTGAACAGTTTGATGAAGACTataagaagaagatgaagaacacCACCGTACAGTTCCGCACTGTAGTCTAG
- the LOC111976598 gene encoding cytosolic sulfotransferase 3-like isoform X2 → MENMELPPRPKLFDFHGVSMXHYFTDNWENIQNFQARPDDILIATYPKAGTTWVSYILDLLYFGQTXPERQTSLPIYERVPFLESDFHILPPGTELADKLSTSPRLIKTHLPVQLLPKSFWEQNCRVVYVARNAKDNAVSYFHFDRMNQADPEPGDWNNFLQRFMDGKMVFGPWYDHVTGWWERKETHSKLHYIFYEDMVEDMGRELDRLCSFLGLSPSAEEKERVRGGVQFDTMKKNSMANYSTVPIMDFKISPFMRKGKVGDWMNHFTVAQSEQFDEDYKKKMKNTTVQFRTVV, encoded by the exons ATGGAAAAT ATGGAGCTGCCACCTCGACCAAAACTCTTTGACTTCCACGGAGTCTCCATGAYCCACTATTTCACTGACAACTGGGAGAACATACAAAACTTCCAGGCCAGGCCAGATGATATCCTCATCGCCACTTACCCCAAAGcag gtACCACATGGGTCTCCTACATTCTAGACCTGCTGTATTTTGGTCAGACAGYCCCTGAGCGTCAGACTTCACTGCCTATCTATGAGAGAGTGCCATTCCTGGAGAGTGACTTCCATATTCTCCCTCCAG GAACAGAGCTGGCAGACAAGTTATCCACCTCTCCTCGCCTCATCAAGACTCACCTCCCAGTTCAGTTGCTGCCCAAGTCCTTCTGGGAGCAGAACTGTAGG gtagtGTATGTGGCCCGTAATGCCAAGGACAATGCAGTGTCTTATTTCCACTTTGACCGCATGAACCAGGCCGACCCAGAGCCAGGAGACTGGAACAACTTCTTACAGAGATTCATGGATGGAaaga TGGTGTTTGGTCCCTGGTATGACCATGTGACTGGCTGGTGGGAGAGGAAAGAGACTCACTCAAAACTCCACTACATTTTCTATGAGGATATGGTTGAG GATATGGGGAGAGAGCTGGACAGGCTGTGCTCCTTCCTAGGGTTGTCTCCTTcagcagaggagaaggagagggtgagaggaggagtgcaGTTTGATACTATGAAGAAGAACAGCATGGCCAACTATTCCACCGTCCCAATCATGGATTTCAAGATCTCTCCATTCATGCGAAAAG GAAAGGTTGGTGACTGGATGAACCATTTCACTGTGGCCCAGAGTGAACAGTTTGATGAAGACTataagaagaagatgaagaacacCACCGTACAGTTCCGCACTGTAGTCTAG